A stretch of Streptomyces vietnamensis DNA encodes these proteins:
- a CDS encoding CU044_2847 family protein, with product MPDITKVEVGNATLFVEARRLGPDSELEGLGDRLPDLSGVTDALSSFAGRIGDALHRAAADRATVEFGCQLGLDAGKLTALVVQGSANASLRVTLEWVRKEPR from the coding sequence ATGCCGGACATCACCAAGGTCGAGGTCGGGAACGCGACGCTCTTCGTGGAGGCGCGGCGCCTCGGTCCCGACTCGGAACTCGAAGGGCTCGGCGACCGCCTCCCCGACCTCTCCGGCGTCACCGACGCCCTCTCCTCCTTCGCCGGACGGATCGGCGACGCGCTCCACCGGGCGGCCGCGGACCGCGCGACCGTCGAGTTCGGCTGCCAGCTCGGCCTGGACGCGGGAAAGCTCACCGCGCTCGTCGTCCAGGGCAGCGCGAACGCGAGCCTGCGCGTGACCCTCGAATGGGTGCGGAAAGAGCCTCGCTGA
- a CDS encoding ABC transporter permease: MNLSRPARIALRTAAGLGFAAIYLPLLLVLLGSLNPDRSASWPPPGLTLDWWAAAWDNEGARAALWTSVQAGLAATAVALVLGTLIAFAVQRYSFFGREAVSFAVVLPIALPGIVTGIALNSAFSTVLEPLGVGLGMFTVVVGHATFCIVVVFNNVVARLRRLPGSYEEAAMDLGAHTFRVFWDITFPLLRSALLAGGLLAFALSFDEIVVTTFTAGPGVQTLPVWIFNNMTRPQQAPVVNVVAAALVLLSVIPIYAAQRLSSDTPGGGRV; encoded by the coding sequence ATGAACCTCTCCCGTCCCGCGCGGATCGCGCTGCGCACCGCGGCCGGTCTCGGCTTCGCGGCGATCTATCTGCCGCTGCTGCTCGTCCTGCTCGGCTCGCTCAACCCGGACCGCTCGGCGAGCTGGCCGCCGCCCGGCCTCACGCTCGACTGGTGGGCGGCGGCCTGGGACAACGAGGGCGCCCGCGCGGCGCTGTGGACCTCGGTCCAGGCCGGTCTGGCGGCGACGGCGGTGGCGCTCGTGCTCGGCACGCTCATCGCCTTCGCGGTGCAGCGGTACTCCTTCTTCGGGCGCGAGGCCGTCTCCTTCGCTGTGGTGCTGCCGATCGCGCTGCCCGGCATCGTCACGGGCATCGCGCTCAACTCGGCCTTCTCCACGGTCCTGGAACCCCTCGGCGTGGGCCTCGGGATGTTCACGGTGGTCGTGGGCCACGCCACCTTCTGCATCGTGGTCGTCTTCAACAACGTGGTGGCGCGGCTGCGGCGGCTGCCGGGTTCGTACGAGGAGGCGGCGATGGACCTGGGGGCGCACACGTTCCGCGTCTTCTGGGACATCACCTTCCCGCTGCTTCGTTCGGCGCTGCTGGCGGGCGGGCTGCTCGCCTTCGCGCTGTCCTTCGACGAGATCGTGGTGACGACGTTCACGGCGGGACCGGGGGTGCAGACCCTGCCGGTGTGGATCTTCAACAACATGACCCGCCCTCAGCAGGCCCCCGTGGTGAACGTGGTGGCGGCGGCGCTGGTGCTGCTCTCGGTGATCCCGATCTACGCGGCGCAGCGGCTCTCCTCGGACACGCCGGGCGGCGGGCGGGTGTGA